One genomic region from Cryptosporangium aurantiacum encodes:
- a CDS encoding RGCVC family protein: MTSPTTVVDDRKTLSGKEETCDVCAHETAAHDPISRRYCAATLANALTRLCICT; encoded by the coding sequence ATGACGAGCCCGACGACTGTTGTCGACGACCGAAAGACCCTGTCCGGCAAGGAAGAGACCTGCGACGTGTGCGCGCACGAAACGGCGGCGCACGACCCCATCTCTCGTCGCTACTGCGCCGCCACGCTCGCGAACGCGCTGACCCGCCTCTGCATCTGTACCTGA